The Deltaproteobacteria bacterium genome has a window encoding:
- a CDS encoding GAF domain-containing protein, with protein sequence MAKFEVFIPAAGAGTFDLTFRVEADNWLAALNTGLKKIGEKGGTGSNFLVDIQDDNSIHVTDPKSHRVFRITEMEAPQEPTAPMSMATVNAAAPEPNPFDPLPGRSTQLDLPAVQAHAPAPKTGATEAATLPPQPAMEFVPPGAATKSAARPATEPELQPAFSAKATLPGIPPQMIAEQARNDAKNAPAMAQTMPSPQPAVQPGKGRPPSIPPPGFNPARPPSGARPKSGFTRRPSGIAKNVTEVPQKEVRPPTGRIGRDKPEKVENVDDVLAELFERVQELEEFSSPDEALEFILDLAMEKIAAEAGSIFLADLSTNDLTLGAARGPKSKELLRLNPRVPMGVGIVGFCSLEGISIAISDAQRDPRFYRAISERIGYPTQSILCVPMIRAGRSFGCLEVLNKKSSSRFTEGEIAILGYLGDATARYLESMG encoded by the coding sequence ATGGCCAAGTTCGAGGTGTTCATCCCCGCCGCTGGCGCCGGCACCTTCGACCTCACTTTTCGCGTCGAGGCCGACAACTGGCTCGCTGCCCTGAACACGGGCCTGAAGAAGATCGGCGAGAAGGGCGGCACCGGCAGCAACTTCCTGGTCGACATCCAGGACGACAACTCCATCCACGTCACCGACCCCAAGAGCCACCGGGTCTTCCGCATCACCGAGATGGAGGCGCCGCAGGAGCCGACCGCGCCCATGTCGATGGCGACGGTGAACGCTGCGGCGCCCGAGCCCAACCCGTTCGATCCCCTGCCGGGTCGCTCCACACAGCTCGACCTTCCCGCGGTGCAGGCACATGCGCCCGCACCCAAGACGGGCGCGACCGAAGCGGCCACGCTGCCGCCCCAGCCGGCGATGGAGTTCGTGCCGCCTGGTGCAGCGACCAAGAGCGCCGCGCGGCCCGCCACCGAGCCCGAGCTGCAGCCGGCGTTCAGCGCCAAGGCCACGCTGCCCGGCATTCCGCCGCAGATGATCGCCGAGCAGGCGCGCAACGACGCCAAGAACGCACCGGCCATGGCCCAGACGATGCCCTCGCCGCAGCCCGCGGTGCAGCCCGGGAAGGGCCGGCCGCCCAGTATTCCACCGCCGGGCTTCAACCCCGCGCGGCCGCCCTCGGGCGCGCGGCCCAAGAGCGGGTTCACCCGGCGGCCCTCGGGCATCGCCAAGAACGTGACCGAGGTACCGCAGAAGGAAGTGAGGCCGCCCACCGGGCGCATCGGGCGCGACAAGCCGGAGAAGGTGGAGAACGTCGACGACGTGCTCGCCGAGCTCTTCGAGCGCGTGCAGGAGCTGGAGGAGTTCAGCTCGCCCGACGAGGCGCTGGAGTTCATCCTCGACCTGGCCATGGAGAAGATCGCCGCCGAGGCGGGCTCGATCTTCCTGGCCGACCTTTCGACGAACGACCTCACCCTGGGCGCGGCGCGCGGGCCGAAGTCGAAGGAGCTCCTGCGGCTGAATCCGCGCGTGCCCATGGGCGTGGGCATCGTGGGCTTCTGCTCGCTGGAGGGCATCTCCATCGCCATCTCCGACGCCCAGCGCGACCCGCGCTTCTACCGCGCCATCTCCGAGCGCATCGGCTACCCAACCCAGAGCATCCTCTGCGTGCCCATGATCCGCGCGGGCCGCTCGTTCGGCTGCCTGGAAGTGCTGAACAAGAAGTCGTCGAGCCGGTTCACGGAGGGTGAAATCGCCATCCTCGGGTACCTGGGCGACGCCACCGCGCGCTACCTGGAATCGATGGGCTGA
- a CDS encoding alpha/beta fold hydrolase, with the protein MYRASPRPPEPAPVREGYAHAADGTRLYWRAEGSGPALLCSNGIGVSTFFWAPVARELSSDFTVIRWDYRGHGLSDDPLERASATLQGCAEDALAVLDQLDIPRAVLLGHSMGTQVGFEVARLRPKAVAGLVPTLGTYRRPIDTFFNTKHSLKGFAVMRRAIPLAPRLLARATAAAMRSPIADPTARILRLVHPELCPKSALEPYLEHNCRVDLQLYLNLAESMQQHDATAQLRAMDIPTLVVAGDRDLFTPLSVSQEMAALIPEAELFVIPGGSHAALVEQPLLLALRLRKFLAERVRF; encoded by the coding sequence GTGTACCGCGCCAGCCCCAGGCCCCCTGAGCCCGCTCCCGTGCGCGAGGGCTACGCCCACGCCGCCGACGGCACCCGCCTCTACTGGCGCGCCGAAGGCAGCGGCCCCGCGCTCCTGTGCAGCAACGGCATCGGGGTCTCCACGTTCTTCTGGGCGCCGGTGGCGCGCGAGCTCAGCAGCGACTTCACCGTCATCCGCTGGGACTACCGCGGCCACGGCCTCTCCGACGATCCGCTCGAGCGCGCGTCGGCCACGCTCCAGGGCTGCGCCGAGGACGCGCTCGCCGTGCTCGACCAGCTCGACATCCCGCGCGCGGTGCTGCTCGGCCACAGCATGGGCACCCAGGTGGGCTTCGAGGTGGCACGGCTGCGGCCCAAGGCCGTGGCGGGCCTGGTGCCCACGCTGGGCACCTACCGCCGGCCCATCGACACCTTCTTCAACACCAAGCACTCGCTCAAGGGCTTCGCCGTCATGCGCCGCGCGATCCCGCTGGCGCCAAGGCTGCTCGCGCGCGCCACCGCGGCCGCCATGCGCTCGCCCATCGCGGACCCCACCGCGCGCATCCTGCGGCTGGTGCACCCCGAGCTCTGCCCCAAGAGCGCGCTCGAGCCGTACCTCGAGCACAACTGCCGGGTGGACCTGCAGCTCTACCTGAACCTCGCGGAGAGCATGCAGCAGCACGACGCCACCGCGCAGCTCCGGGCGATGGACATCCCCACGTTGGTGGTGGCCGGCGATCGCGACCTGTTCACGCCGCTCTCCGTGTCGCAGGAGATGGCCGCGCTCATCCCCGAGGCGGAGCTCTTCGTCATTCCGGGCGGCTCGCACGCGGCCCTGGTGGAGCAGCCGCTCCTGCTCGCCCTGCGCTTGCGGAAGTTTCTGGCAGAGCGCGTGCGGTTTTGA
- a CDS encoding OmpA family protein: protein MRQVVKLLAVSALAAAALSCVSGNKIRADSDVIRNDIERAKQQNAKKCAPRELALAEANLDFAHGELLEGNSVRAQDHISIAEENIKKALVLSRDCGPKNVVVKEPPKPVVVERTDRDGDGVYDDEDKCPDVPGPKENAGCPVSKDTDGDGIPDDLDRCPTQPEDYDGFQDEDGCPEPDNDGDGIVDAKDKCPNNPGPLETMGCPDADGDKIADWEDACIDVPGVRTNDPKTNGCPGDRDGDGIADNVDACPDEPGVKTDNPKTNGCPPKVYKLVVMKKDKIEIKQQVHFATNKSKVLPDSFELLHEVAQVLKDFPDVKRVSVDGHTDNVGSHAHNMKLSQDRADSVRDFLVQHEGVDSSRLEAHGFGPDKPISSNKTSKGRAENRRTEFNILEREGMSPTPPETPPTP from the coding sequence ATGCGCCAGGTTGTGAAGTTGCTCGCCGTGTCGGCGCTCGCCGCCGCTGCGCTCTCGTGCGTCTCGGGCAACAAGATCCGCGCCGACAGCGACGTCATCCGCAACGACATCGAGCGCGCCAAGCAGCAGAACGCCAAGAAGTGCGCCCCCCGCGAGCTCGCGCTGGCCGAGGCGAACCTCGACTTCGCCCACGGCGAGTTGCTCGAGGGCAACTCCGTGCGCGCCCAGGACCACATCTCCATCGCCGAGGAGAACATCAAGAAGGCCCTCGTGCTCTCGCGCGACTGCGGGCCGAAGAACGTGGTGGTGAAGGAGCCGCCCAAGCCGGTGGTGGTGGAGCGCACCGACCGCGACGGCGATGGCGTCTACGACGACGAGGACAAGTGCCCCGACGTCCCCGGCCCCAAGGAGAACGCGGGCTGCCCCGTCTCCAAGGACACCGACGGCGACGGCATCCCCGACGACCTCGACCGCTGCCCCACGCAGCCTGAGGACTACGACGGCTTCCAGGACGAGGACGGCTGCCCCGAGCCCGACAACGACGGCGACGGCATCGTCGACGCCAAGGACAAGTGCCCCAACAACCCCGGCCCGCTCGAGACCATGGGCTGCCCGGACGCCGACGGCGACAAGATCGCCGACTGGGAAGACGCCTGCATCGACGTGCCCGGCGTGCGCACCAACGATCCCAAGACCAACGGCTGCCCCGGCGACCGCGACGGCGACGGCATCGCCGACAACGTGGACGCCTGCCCCGACGAGCCGGGCGTGAAGACCGATAACCCCAAGACCAACGGCTGCCCGCCCAAGGTCTACAAGCTCGTGGTGATGAAGAAGGACAAGATCGAGATCAAGCAGCAGGTCCACTTCGCCACCAACAAGAGCAAGGTCCTCCCCGACAGCTTCGAGCTGCTGCACGAGGTCGCCCAGGTGCTCAAGGACTTCCCCGACGTGAAGCGCGTGAGCGTCGACGGGCACACGGACAACGTGGGTTCCCACGCCCACAACATGAAGCTCAGCCAGGACCGCGCCGACTCGGTGCGCGACTTCCTCGTGCAGCACGAGGGCGTCGACTCCAGCCGCCTCGAGGCCCACGGCTTCGGTCCGGACAAGCCCATCTCGAGCAACAAGACCTCCAAGGGCCGCGCCGAGAACCGCCGCACGGAGTTCAACATCCTCGAGCGAGAGGGCATGTCGCCCACGCCGCCCGAGACGCCGCCCACGCCGTAG
- a CDS encoding DUF4398 domain-containing protein, producing the protein MRLRVAIAALVLAAFGLTGCGPIQSTSLILDADTQLEAARAADGPKFAPYEYTLADAYLHKAREEQGYADYEVCIDFAQKALDNAKKAKDIAVNHVKEQGVATPPATP; encoded by the coding sequence ATGCGCCTCCGCGTCGCAATCGCAGCCCTGGTCCTCGCCGCGTTCGGCCTCACCGGCTGCGGCCCCATCCAGAGCACGTCGCTCATCCTGGACGCCGACACCCAGCTCGAGGCCGCGCGCGCCGCCGACGGCCCCAAGTTCGCGCCCTACGAGTACACCCTCGCCGACGCCTACCTGCACAAGGCCCGCGAGGAGCAGGGCTACGCCGACTACGAGGTCTGCATCGACTTCGCCCAGAAGGCCCTCGACAACGCCAAGAAGGCCAAGGACATCGCGGTCAACCACGTGAAGGAGCAGGGCGTCGCCACTCCGCCTGCCACCCCGTGA
- a CDS encoding serine/threonine protein kinase produces MAQLSAPLPFGKYELLRRIGAGGMGEVFLARQHGAPQGEVIVIKKILPHLSEDQGFVGRFVDEAKVVVLLNHPNICRTFDMGEVDGQFFMAMEYVEGKTLAKTESRLREMNYSFPVELALWVCAQTCDGLAQAHRQTDLEGKPLEVVHRDVSPSNIMVTYEGAVKIIDWGAALSTLKEEMTAPRVVIGNLSYMAPEHARKQHVDPRADIFSMGVVLWELLTWQLIPADGDPIDRWKRAARPNFQKPSFYRPDLPKEIDAMVTRALQTEPRERFPDAASFRDELMNCLHARWPQTSASKLGAFMRAVFQAEVEAERAIVAEVMGTSVHGVNVTGTVTAPGPVTDPFDTAGASRSDPMPAMLDLTQPGSPALGRELSDPAARATVPGRPPIDLAEFGAELSLAPKAPIGSTGTRSELSISTDGGESTAPQARPMQRTPTNMKRPLPTYVWAAVGVGLGFFLVGLVFVLMK; encoded by the coding sequence ATGGCCCAGTTGTCGGCGCCGCTGCCGTTCGGAAAGTACGAGCTCCTCCGCCGGATCGGCGCGGGCGGCATGGGCGAGGTGTTCCTGGCGCGCCAGCACGGTGCGCCGCAGGGCGAAGTGATCGTCATCAAGAAGATCCTGCCCCACCTGAGCGAGGACCAGGGCTTCGTGGGCCGCTTCGTCGACGAGGCCAAGGTCGTGGTGCTGCTCAACCATCCGAACATCTGCCGCACCTTCGACATGGGCGAGGTGGATGGCCAGTTCTTCATGGCCATGGAGTACGTGGAGGGAAAGACGCTGGCGAAGACCGAGAGCCGCCTGCGCGAGATGAACTACAGCTTCCCGGTGGAGCTCGCGCTCTGGGTGTGCGCGCAGACCTGCGACGGCCTGGCGCAAGCGCATCGACAGACGGACCTGGAGGGCAAGCCGCTGGAGGTGGTGCACCGCGACGTGTCGCCGAGCAACATCATGGTGACCTACGAAGGCGCGGTGAAGATCATCGACTGGGGCGCCGCGCTCTCGACGTTGAAAGAAGAGATGACCGCGCCGCGCGTGGTGATCGGCAACCTCTCGTACATGGCGCCGGAGCACGCGCGGAAGCAGCATGTGGATCCGCGCGCCGACATCTTCAGCATGGGCGTGGTGCTCTGGGAGCTGCTCACCTGGCAGCTCATCCCCGCCGACGGCGATCCCATCGATCGCTGGAAGCGGGCGGCGCGGCCCAATTTCCAGAAGCCGTCGTTCTACCGGCCGGATCTGCCGAAAGAGATCGACGCCATGGTGACGCGCGCGCTGCAGACCGAGCCGCGCGAGCGCTTCCCCGATGCGGCCAGCTTCCGCGACGAGCTCATGAATTGCCTGCACGCGCGCTGGCCGCAGACGAGCGCGAGCAAGCTGGGCGCGTTCATGCGGGCGGTGTTCCAGGCCGAGGTGGAGGCCGAGCGCGCCATCGTGGCCGAGGTGATGGGCACGTCGGTGCACGGGGTGAACGTGACCGGCACCGTCACCGCACCCGGGCCGGTGACCGATCCCTTCGACACCGCCGGCGCGTCTCGAAGCGATCCCATGCCCGCCATGCTCGACCTCACCCAGCCCGGCTCGCCCGCGCTGGGCCGCGAGCTCTCGGATCCGGCGGCGCGCGCGACGGTCCCCGGCCGCCCGCCCATCGACCTCGCGGAGTTCGGCGCGGAGCTCTCGCTGGCGCCCAAGGCGCCCATCGGGTCCACGGGGACCCGGAGCGAGCTCAGCATCTCCACCGACGGCGGCGAGTCGACGGCGCCGCAAGCCCGGCCCATGCAGCGCACGCCCACCAACATGAAGCGGCCGCTGCCGACGTACGTCTGGGCGGCGGTAGGCGTGGGCCTCGGGTTTTTCCTGGTGGGATTGGTGTTTGTGCTGATGAAGTGA
- a CDS encoding AtpZ/AtpI family protein produces the protein MADERPPSDAEKRAAEVARTADAYRSSQPYFDAVWRLVGGVGVGVGGGYMLDKWLNTTPWLLVAGSVVGMTAGFIGFFQSITRASQRK, from the coding sequence ATGGCGGACGAGCGGCCACCCAGCGACGCTGAGAAGCGCGCCGCCGAGGTCGCCCGAACTGCCGATGCGTACCGAAGCAGCCAGCCCTATTTCGACGCCGTCTGGCGGTTGGTAGGCGGCGTGGGCGTGGGCGTGGGCGGCGGGTACATGCTGGACAAGTGGCTGAACACCACCCCTTGGCTCCTGGTGGCCGGGTCGGTGGTGGGGATGACGGCAGGGTTCATCGGTTTTTTTCAGTCGATCACGCGGGCAAGTCAGCGCAAGTAG
- the atpB gene encoding F0F1 ATP synthase subunit A yields the protein MKRLVLWGLGLSLFVGAGAAFAQEPEHAHAAAAEGAEGEESKASVSDVIFGHVSDEHQLEFQSPFGGEVRIALPEWKHAFGIEWLDLSITKHTVWMWIAAVLVILIFAIGRPRSITPSGFGIVLETLVLFVRDEIAKPTIGDPEYKRYTPYLCSAFFFILVCNLLGVLPYTATPTGNVSVTAALALFTFIITQMASIRAAGIGGYLAHLTGGVHWALWPIMIPIEIMGLFAKPFALALRLFANMVAGHIVIFYLLALIFIFKSILIAPASVFLAVCIYMLELFVALLQAYVFTMLSAVFIGLGVAMGHHGHDDHGHDEHEGKPAH from the coding sequence ATGAAGCGGCTGGTGCTCTGGGGCTTGGGGTTGTCGCTCTTCGTGGGCGCCGGCGCGGCGTTCGCCCAGGAGCCGGAGCACGCCCACGCGGCGGCGGCCGAGGGCGCCGAGGGCGAGGAGAGCAAGGCCTCCGTCTCGGACGTGATCTTCGGCCACGTCTCCGACGAGCATCAGCTCGAGTTCCAGAGCCCGTTCGGCGGCGAGGTTCGCATCGCGCTGCCGGAGTGGAAGCACGCCTTCGGCATCGAGTGGCTGGATCTCTCCATCACCAAGCACACGGTGTGGATGTGGATCGCCGCGGTGCTGGTGATCTTGATCTTCGCGATTGGCCGGCCGCGCAGCATCACGCCCTCGGGCTTCGGCATCGTGCTGGAGACGCTGGTGCTCTTCGTGCGCGACGAGATCGCCAAGCCCACCATCGGCGACCCGGAGTACAAGCGCTACACGCCGTACCTCTGCAGTGCGTTCTTCTTCATCCTGGTCTGCAACCTGCTGGGCGTGCTGCCCTACACCGCCACCCCGACCGGAAACGTCTCGGTCACGGCGGCGCTGGCGCTGTTCACCTTCATCATCACGCAGATGGCGAGCATCCGCGCGGCGGGCATCGGCGGCTACCTGGCGCACCTCACCGGCGGCGTGCACTGGGCGCTGTGGCCGATCATGATCCCCATCGAGATCATGGGCCTGTTTGCCAAGCCCTTCGCGCTGGCGCTGCGCCTCTTCGCCAACATGGTGGCCGGGCACATCGTCATCTTCTACCTGCTGGCGCTGATCTTCATCTTCAAGAGCATCCTCATCGCGCCCGCGTCGGTGTTCCTTGCGGTCTGCATCTACATGCTGGAGCTCTTCGTGGCGCTCCTGCAGGCGTACGTCTTCACCATGCTGTCGGCGGTGTTCATCGGACTGGGCGTCGCCATGGGCCACCACGGCCACGATGACCACGGCCACGACGAGCACGAGGGCAAGCCGGCTCACTAG
- the atpE gene encoding ATP synthase F0 subunit C has protein sequence MNNIALGYLSAGIGAGLAVIGAGLGIGRLAGDALAGVSRQPSAGGDIRTTMIIAAALIEGVTLFAEVICIILATKA, from the coding sequence ATGAACAACATCGCGTTGGGTTATCTGTCGGCGGGTATCGGTGCGGGGCTGGCGGTCATTGGTGCGGGCCTGGGCATTGGCCGTCTGGCGGGCGACGCGCTCGCGGGCGTGTCGCGGCAGCCCTCGGCGGGCGGCGACATCCGCACCACCATGATCATCGCGGCGGCGCTCATCGAGGGCGTGACCCTCTTCGCCGAAGTGATCTGCATCATCCTCGCCACCAAGGCGTAG
- the atpF gene encoding F0F1 ATP synthase subunit B produces the protein MIVLSRVAWKPILGLIDEREKAIVDAIDAAKKERAEAERLLAEQKSAIADARREAAEMMAKNRDEVAKFREELMAKSKKEADDLLANARRTIDEERVKAVAEVKTKAVDLVLAATAKLLGTQLDESKHRQLVNEYIEKLPNPPRA, from the coding sequence ATGATTGTGCTCAGCCGCGTGGCCTGGAAGCCGATCCTGGGCCTCATCGACGAGCGCGAGAAGGCCATCGTCGACGCCATCGACGCGGCCAAGAAGGAGCGCGCCGAGGCCGAGCGCCTGCTCGCGGAGCAGAAGTCGGCCATCGCCGACGCGCGCCGCGAGGCCGCGGAGATGATGGCCAAGAACCGCGACGAGGTGGCCAAGTTCCGCGAGGAGCTGATGGCCAAGAGCAAGAAGGAGGCGGACGACCTCCTCGCCAACGCGCGCCGCACCATCGACGAGGAGCGGGTGAAGGCCGTGGCCGAGGTGAAGACCAAGGCCGTGGACCTGGTGCTCGCCGCGACCGCGAAGCTGCTCGGCACCCAGCTCGACGAGAGCAAGCACCGGCAGCTGGTGAACGAGTACATCGAGAAGCTGCCCAACCCGCCGCGCGCGTAG
- a CDS encoding DUF4476 domain-containing protein, which yields MTRTLLIAAMLLVAARAQAQGQQLWMDTPEGKVRVGVWGYEGAGGRFVEEEGDHRLVVQRDPYGRTRIKVLAPEGAVLHVFHEGREVYADEVPTVFDAAPDQRFRLQVVFGDGSIWTRHVQTRPGAVAKLWVSRGEVPRGPQTGPLVVTTTQAPPPPPPPPPGPTPMPADRFARLVQAIQGESFPQQQLSVLRTAAAHEFFTCDQVAQLVDLYSFPHDKVDAVKMTRSHILDPENGYTLSSHFDFPNDKQAVQKLFQ from the coding sequence ATGACCCGGACCCTTCTCATCGCGGCAATGCTCCTCGTCGCCGCACGCGCGCAGGCGCAAGGCCAGCAGCTCTGGATGGACACCCCTGAGGGCAAGGTCCGCGTGGGCGTCTGGGGCTACGAGGGCGCCGGCGGTCGGTTCGTGGAGGAGGAGGGCGATCACCGCCTCGTCGTCCAGCGCGACCCGTATGGCCGCACGCGCATCAAGGTCCTGGCACCCGAGGGCGCGGTGCTGCACGTCTTCCACGAGGGCCGCGAGGTCTACGCCGATGAGGTGCCCACCGTCTTCGACGCCGCCCCGGACCAGCGCTTCCGCCTGCAGGTCGTCTTCGGCGACGGCTCCATCTGGACGCGCCACGTCCAGACCCGCCCCGGCGCGGTGGCCAAGCTCTGGGTGAGCCGCGGCGAGGTGCCGCGCGGGCCGCAGACGGGCCCCCTCGTGGTCACCACCACCCAGGCGCCGCCTCCTCCACCGCCGCCGCCCCCGGGCCCGACGCCCATGCCGGCCGACCGCTTCGCGCGGCTGGTGCAGGCCATTCAGGGCGAGAGCTTTCCGCAGCAGCAGCTGAGCGTGCTGCGCACGGCCGCAGCGCACGAGTTCTTCACCTGCGACCAGGTCGCGCAGCTCGTGGACCTCTACTCGTTCCCGCACGACAAGGTCGACGCGGTGAAGATGACCCGCTCGCACATCCTGGATCCGGAGAACGGCTACACGCTCTCCTCGCACTTCGACTTCCCCAACGACAAGCAGGCCGTCCAGAAGCTCTTCCAGTAG